In the Deinococcus malanensis genome, one interval contains:
- the dusA gene encoding tRNA dihydrouridine(20/20a) synthase DusA has translation MSAASRPSRTLPPHRLSVAPMMDWTDRHCRVFHRTLTRRTLLYTEMVTTGAILHGDRDRHLGFDRVEHPVALQLGGSDPAALAECTRMAEDYGYDEVNLNCGCPSDRVSSGSFGACLMGAPDVVARAVEAMRGATGLPVTVKHRIGIDDLDSYEHLTHFVRTVEAAGCQTFIVHARKAWLSGLSPKENREIPPLRYEVVEQLKADFPHLTVVLNGGVLDLAQTRRALSWADGVMIGRAAYQTPFLLATADQDIFGESGVPVTRRGAIEAFLPYVAGQLSAGQPLNRMMKHTLGLFAGQPGARHWKRTLSEQGHREGTGLEVVRAALEGVPDEVLDAGAVLTEAQPA, from the coding sequence ATGTCTGCCGCCTCCCGCCCCTCCCGGACCCTGCCCCCTCACCGGCTGAGTGTGGCGCCCATGATGGACTGGACGGACCGGCACTGCCGGGTGTTTCACCGCACCCTTACCCGCCGCACGCTGCTGTACACCGAGATGGTCACCACCGGCGCCATTCTGCACGGCGACCGCGATCGCCACCTGGGATTTGACCGTGTAGAGCACCCGGTGGCCCTGCAACTGGGCGGCAGTGACCCAGCAGCCCTGGCTGAGTGCACCCGCATGGCCGAGGACTACGGCTACGACGAGGTCAACCTCAATTGTGGCTGCCCCAGTGACCGGGTCAGCAGCGGCTCGTTCGGTGCCTGCCTGATGGGTGCGCCGGACGTGGTGGCCCGCGCGGTGGAGGCCATGCGCGGCGCCACCGGCCTGCCGGTGACGGTCAAGCACCGTATCGGTATTGACGATCTTGACAGCTACGAGCACCTGACCCACTTTGTGCGGACAGTGGAGGCTGCGGGTTGCCAGACCTTCATCGTGCACGCCCGCAAGGCCTGGCTTTCAGGCCTGTCTCCCAAGGAGAACCGGGAAATTCCGCCGCTGCGGTATGAGGTGGTCGAGCAGCTCAAGGCCGACTTCCCGCACCTGACAGTGGTCCTCAACGGCGGCGTACTGGACCTGGCGCAGACCCGGCGCGCGCTGAGCTGGGCAGACGGCGTCATGATCGGCCGCGCCGCCTACCAGACCCCATTCCTATTGGCCACGGCAGATCAGGACATTTTTGGGGAGTCAGGCGTTCCGGTCACCCGCCGCGGGGCCATCGAAGCGTTCCTGCCCTACGTCGCGGGGCAGCTGTCTGCTGGCCAACCCCTGAACCGCATGATGAAGCACACCCTGGGTCTGTTTGCCGGTCAGCCTGGAGCACGCCACTGGAAACGCACCCTGTCGGAACAGGGCCACCGCGAGGGCACCGGGTTGGAGGTCGTGCGGGCAGCGCTGGAGGGCGTACCTGACGAGGTCCTAGACGCAGGGGCGGTCCTGACAGAAGCTCAACCGGCCTGA